The nucleotide window GGGTTTTTCATTCCGGAAAAGATCAGTGAAGTGAATAATGAATATTGATGTTTTTTTATCCGGGCTGGAAATTACGATATGCCGTATTACCCAGCCGGATAATTACAATTTTTCTACTGGAAGAGGTATTGACATGGTGTTAAGGACAAAGTTATCATTTGCCTGCACGACAGTTTTTTTTATTGCAGTCGTCATCTGTTCGGGTTGTGTTCAGACAGAGGGTTCTGAAGAAAAAGTTCTTCGCGTGGCTCTCACAACTGGCCCTGATACAGGAGGAAGCCTTGATCCTTCTATTTCATGGGAAGGTTGGCCGATGAGAAGAACCGGAATATATGAGACTCTCTTCTCTTACGACGAAAATATGAATCTCCAGCCTGAACTTGCAACAGGTTATAAACAGTTAAATGATACAAAATGGGAAATTCAGCTCCGCAGGAACGTAACCTTCCATGACGGAACTATAATGGACGCCGATGCCGTGATTTATTCCATCAACAGAGTTCTTGACTCCTCAAACAGCAGGTCATCAGAATACTCTTTTATCAAAAACGTCTACAAAACCGATGACTACACAGTCGTCGTTGAAACAAACGAATCATATGCACCAATTATTCTCATGTTCACAGACACCATCATGTCAATTGTAAGTCCTGATGCAGAAAACCTTGATACCGAACCTGTCGGAACTGGACCATACAAATTTGTCTCGTTCGAACCGGGTGCCAGTATAGAACTGGTAAAGAATCCTGATTACTGGGGTGAAGCGCCAAAAATTGGCAGAATAATTATCCAGTACAGCAAAGATGCTGCTGCAAGAACTCTTCTGCTCAAATCAGGCGATGTTGACATTGCAAGGGATGTCCTGCAAAGCGAGTACGCAGCCCTTGAAGCTGACCCTGACACTAATATCGTATCCAAAGAAACGCTTAGAACCTACTTCATGTACATTAACGAAGGAAAAGCACCGTTCAACGATGTAAAGGTTCGCCAGGCACTTAATTATGCAATTGATCGGCAGGAAATCGTTGATACTGCCCTCGAAGGTGTTGCCGGCTCTCCGGCAGTTGGAATATTCCCGGACATCATGCCCTGGAGTGCGAACGACAGGATTGAAGCTTACGAATATAACCCTGAAAAAGCCCTTGAACTCTTTGCCGAAGCGGGAATCAAGCAAGGAAATGATGGTAAACTCTATTACAACGGTAAACCGTTCACAATTGAAATCCAGACATATACAAAACAGGCAGCGCACCAGCCAATGGCAGAAGTAATTGCCGCCCAGTTTGAAAAAATCGGCATCACCACTACAATAAAAATTGCCGAAACAAACTCAATTAATGCCGATGCAGTATCAGGAAATTATGACCTTGCACTTTATTCATGGGGTGTCGCACCTGTAGGAGACCCTGACTATTTCGTATCAAGTCACTTCCTTTCAACCGGAACTTATGCATCCACATGGCTCCGCTATTCCAATCCTCAGGTTGATGAGTGGATTCTTGAAGCAAGGGCTGAGACAGACAAAGAAAAACGTACAAAACTCTACGACATGATTCAGGAACAGGTCCAGAATGATGCGGTACTGATCTCTATCGCATACAAGAAGGAAATTGACGGACTTTCCCCCAATCTCAAAGGTTTTGAAATTTATCCAAACGAATACACATTCATTACAAAGGAAATGGAACTTGCCTGAGGGATTAAAAAATGAAAGACAAAATTACAGAACACTGGAACAAGATTAGTCCGAATTATCGGAAAATGTATCGTGACCACCTTGATGAAGAGATTCTCCTGATGCAAAAACTCTTTTCAGAGAAGCTGCCAGCTGGTAAGAAACTCAATGTCCTTGATATTGGAACAGGGCCTGGCATCCAGGCATTTGTTTTTGCCGAAATGGGACACAATGTTACTGCTCTTGACATCTCGGAAGAGATGCTTGCACGTGCAAAAGAAGGGGCAAAGGACCGCAATTTGTCAATCAGGTTTGTTGCAGGTGACGGAGAAAACCTGCCTTTTGAAGATTGTATGTTCGATATTATCGTAAACATGCACCTTCTCTGGACGCTAACGGACCATGACAAGTTCTTCAGTGAATGCCTGAGAGTCCTGGTGCCAGGGGGCAGAATTCTTGCAATCGATGGCCAATGGTTCCAGCCAGGATACGTCCCAAACAGAAATTACAACCCGGAAGAAAGAAATCATGATGAGTTAATTGAATATCTTCCGCTTTATGACAGTAACTCACCTGAAATGGTTACAGCCATCATGGAAAATAACGGGTTTTTCGAGGTCTCCTGTAAATCTCTTCCCGAGTATGCAGAGTATATGAAAAGATGCGATCCGGAAGGTTATGACTATTTATCTGTCCCGTATCTTGCCACCGGAATAAAACATTGAGGAATAAAAAATGGAAGACAAAATTGCAGACGACGAATATAACGCATTTTTGCTGGAACATGGTCGGATATGTAGCCCCATACCTCGTTTCTACAAGGAAGCGTTAAGCTTGTCGAGGGTACTGCAATGCTAAATGATTATTTCATCCGTCGGGTTTTATATCTGGTCCCTGTCCTCATATTTATCTCATTCATGAGTTTTTCACTCATCTATATCGCACCTGGCGACCCTGCAGAGATTATGATGACGAGCCCCTCAGGTGGATATGATGAAGCAGCTGTTGAAGCTTTCCGCATAGCCCACGGTCTTGACCAGCCGTTTTACATCCAGTACTTGAACTGGCTTAAAAATGCGGCTGTCGGAGACTTTGGCTACTCGTACATGAGCGAACAGTCGGTATTTGAAACTGTTCTGAATGCATTCGAGAATACGCTGAAACTTTCCGTTCTTGCCCTTGCAATTGCTCTTGTTATTGCTATCCCTCTCGGCGTAGTTTCAGCTCTGAAACATAATACCATTGTTGACGACACCTGTCGTTTTGGCGCTCTTCTCGGAGTATCCATTCCTAACTTCTGGCAGGCCTATCTGATGATAATTTTCTTCTCGGTAATCGTTCACTGGCTCCCAGCATCCGGATTTGGCCACGGGACAGACATCAGCTACATGATTCTGCCGGCGGCTGTTCTCGGGACAGGGTCAGCAGCCGTAATGATGAGGATGATCCGTTCAAGCATGCTGGATGTCATGGGAAAGGAGTACATCCAGACTGCCCGTGGAAAAGGACTATCTGAAAAAATCGTCATTGTCAGGCACGCATTGAAAAACGCACTTGTTCCGGTTATCACGGTGATCGGTCTGTCGATTGGTTTTCTATTAAACGGCTCGGTTGTTGTTGAGACAATTTTCGGATGGTCAGGCATTGGAAATCTTGTGGTGGACTCAATTCTTTCCCACGACTATATGATGGTACAGGGCTCGGTGCTCTTTGTTGCCGTCATTTTCCTTCTGATCAACTTCTTTGTAGACCTGGTCTACGTTTGGGCTAATCCGGAGATACGCTATGATAAAACTTCTTAAAAACCGACAGATTGCTCTTTCCCTGATAATTCTCGGCGGGCTTATCTTCATGGCCATATTTGCCGGTTTTTTAGCCCCATATGATTACACGGAAAAAGACCTGCAGAACCGTCTGCAGCCTCCGTCTTTCGATCACCTTTTCGGGACCGATAACCTTGGCCGCGATATCCTTACAATGGTAATATACGGTGCACGAGCATCACTTTTAGTCGGGTTTGCGGTTGTTAGCATTTCACTTGTAATAGGAATGACGCTTGGCGTTCTGGCAGGGTATTACGGAGGGTGTCTGGATGAGATTATCATGCGGCTAACGGACAGTTTCCTTGCTTTTCCGTCAATGTTTCTGGCACTTGCAATTACAGCGTTTTTGGGACAGGGGATGGAAAACATGATGCTTGCTTTAATTGCTGTCGAGTGGACAGTGTTTGCAAGGGTTGCACGAGGTTCAACACTTGACGTCAAGACAAAAGGCTATGTTCGGGCATCCAGGTGGATTGGTGCTTCAAATGCTTATGTAATGATAAAGCATGTTCTTCCCAACATTATATCTCCTGTTTTGATCATGGCATCGCTTGGGATCGGTAATGTGATTCTGGCAGCGGCCGGTTTAAGCTTCCTCGGACTTGGGGTGCAGCCGTCAACACCGGAATGGGGTGCAATGTTGAATGCAGGCCGTACATATTTCACAACCGCTCCCTGGCTGATGCTTTTCCCGGGTCTTTTTATAATGATAACTGTTCTTGCATTCAACTATTTCGGCGATGGGTTGAGGGATGCACTTGACCAGAAGATGAAAAATATTGAACTTGAAGGGAGGTTCTGACATGTCTGATGTATTGCTAAAAGTATCCGACGTTTCTGTAACAATCCCGACTGAGCAGGGAACGGTTCACGCGGTTGATGATGCAACATTTTCGATTAACAAACACGAGGTTTTTTCACTGATTGGGGAGTCAGGCAGCGGTAAGTCAATTCTTGGCCAGGCAATAATGCGGCTGCTTCCTCCGAATGCGATGTTTTCCGGCAAAGTGGAACTTGAAGGTATGGAAATTTCAGCTCTTTCCGAGAAGGAAATGCAGAAAGTCCGCGGCAAAATGGTTTCATCAATTGCTCAGAACCCATATCTTGCAATGAACCCCGGAATAAGGGTTGGCACTCAAGTTGCAGAGCCAATGCAGGCACATCTTGGAATGAGTAAAGAAGATGCAAAGTCAAGAACATGTCAGGCTCTGAAGTATTTCGATATCATCCCTCCTGAAGTGCGGGAAAGGGAATACCCGTTCCAGTACAGTGGCGGAATGTTACAAAGAGCAATGGTTGCAATGGGAACGGCTGCAGATCCTGAACTCATTATCGCTGATGAACCGACAAAAGGCGTTGATGTGCTTAAGAAGCGCAATATTGCAGCAATTTTTCAAAAGGTTGCCTCTAAAGGCTGTGCGTTTCTTTTAATTACGCATGATGTAGGTTTTGCCCGAGCGATGTCAGACAGAATCGCGGTAAACTATTGCGGACAGATTATAGAGATCGCAGAGAAGGAACCGTTTTTCAAAGAACCTTTGCATCCGTATTCACAGGCACTTTTAGACGCGGTGCCGGAGCGTGGCATGCACCCGATTCCAGGCCCGTCACCTTCGATGATTGAGGTGCCGGAAGGTTGCAGGTTTCATCCTCGATGTCCGCATAAAACGGACAGGTGCCTGAAAAATCCGCCGGTTGTGGAAATAAACGGAAGATGTGTGAGGTGCTGGATGTATGCTTAAGGCAGATAATCTGCATTATGTTTACACCTCAGGATTGATTAAAACAGTCAAAAAGACAGCTGTCTGCGGCGTTGAGCTTGAGATCTTTCCGGGTGAAACGGTGGCTGTTGTCGGTGAGTCGGGGTGTGGTAAATCAACGCTTGCAAAGATGCTTGTCCAGCAACTTGAGCCGGTTTCCGGGGAAGTGTTTTTTAACGGGACGAAATTGACCGGAATGAGCTGGAAGAATCTTCGAAAGTTTATGGGGAAAATCCAGCTGATTCCCCAGAATCCGGATGATGTGGTTGATCCTAGATGGACGGTTGAAAAATCGGTTGCCGAGCCATTTATCATTTGCGGAGGTTTTTCCAGAGAGGAGATTTCAACAAATGTAGATGCCCTGTTTGCAGAAGTAGGGCTTTCTGCGGAACACAAGACCCGATATCCTCACGAGCTTTCAGGAGGGGAACTGCAGAGGGTTGTAATTGCCAGAGCACTTGCTCTGAAGCCTGAGTTACTGGTCTGTGACGAAGCGACCTCGATGCTTGATGTGTCGGTGCAGGCTTTTATTGTGACGATGCTCAAAGAGATTCAGATGAAACGCGGTCTCAGCCTGGTGTTTATTACACACGACCTGGAGGCGGCGAAGGCTGTTTCCGATCGGGTACTGGTGATGTATGCAGGTGAGATTGTTGAGGAAGGGGCGGATGTGTTTGATCGACCATTGCATCCTTATACGCGTGCTCTCCTGGATGCAGCACGGTATATGTCACTTGAGGTTGTGGTGCCTGAGGAGATCGGAGAACTTCCTTATGGTTTTTCAGGTTGTTCCTACTACAGATTATGCCGTGAGAGAATGGATGCGTGTAAAAAGCCACAGAAATTACAGGATGTCTCAGGTAGATTGGTGAGGTGCTGGAAATCAAAATGCGGCAGTCCAAAAAACTAATCTAATGAACAACTAAACTGATAAACAACTAAACTGATAAACAACTAAACTGATAAACAACTAAACTGATAAACAATTAATCTAACGCACAACTGATCTGATAAGCAACTGATTTGATAAGCAACTGATCTGATAAGCAACTGATCTAATAAACAACTGATTGATAAACAACTAATATCATAAATACTACGGAATTCTGCGCAACCGTAGTAGCTGTAGATACCTGACACTCCTTCCTGAAGGGCATAAAAGTCTAGTATATAGTTT belongs to Methanosarcina barkeri 3 and includes:
- the nikC gene encoding nickel transporter permease; this encodes MIKLLKNRQIALSLIILGGLIFMAIFAGFLAPYDYTEKDLQNRLQPPSFDHLFGTDNLGRDILTMVIYGARASLLVGFAVVSISLVIGMTLGVLAGYYGGCLDEIIMRLTDSFLAFPSMFLALAITAFLGQGMENMMLALIAVEWTVFARVARGSTLDVKTKGYVRASRWIGASNAYVMIKHVLPNIISPVLIMASLGIGNVILAAAGLSFLGLGVQPSTPEWGAMLNAGRTYFTTAPWLMLFPGLFIMITVLAFNYFGDGLRDALDQKMKNIELEGRF
- the nikB gene encoding nickel ABC transporter permease, which translates into the protein MLNDYFIRRVLYLVPVLIFISFMSFSLIYIAPGDPAEIMMTSPSGGYDEAAVEAFRIAHGLDQPFYIQYLNWLKNAAVGDFGYSYMSEQSVFETVLNAFENTLKLSVLALAIALVIAIPLGVVSALKHNTIVDDTCRFGALLGVSIPNFWQAYLMIIFFSVIVHWLPASGFGHGTDISYMILPAAVLGTGSAAVMMRMIRSSMLDVMGKEYIQTARGKGLSEKIVIVRHALKNALVPVITVIGLSIGFLLNGSVVVETIFGWSGIGNLVVDSILSHDYMMVQGSVLFVAVIFLLINFFVDLVYVWANPEIRYDKTS
- a CDS encoding ABC transporter substrate-binding protein; its protein translation is MNIDVFLSGLEITICRITQPDNYNFSTGRGIDMVLRTKLSFACTTVFFIAVVICSGCVQTEGSEEKVLRVALTTGPDTGGSLDPSISWEGWPMRRTGIYETLFSYDENMNLQPELATGYKQLNDTKWEIQLRRNVTFHDGTIMDADAVIYSINRVLDSSNSRSSEYSFIKNVYKTDDYTVVVETNESYAPIILMFTDTIMSIVSPDAENLDTEPVGTGPYKFVSFEPGASIELVKNPDYWGEAPKIGRIIIQYSKDAAARTLLLKSGDVDIARDVLQSEYAALEADPDTNIVSKETLRTYFMYINEGKAPFNDVKVRQALNYAIDRQEIVDTALEGVAGSPAVGIFPDIMPWSANDRIEAYEYNPEKALELFAEAGIKQGNDGKLYYNGKPFTIEIQTYTKQAAHQPMAEVIAAQFEKIGITTTIKIAETNSINADAVSGNYDLALYSWGVAPVGDPDYFVSSHFLSTGTYASTWLRYSNPQVDEWILEARAETDKEKRTKLYDMIQEQVQNDAVLISIAYKKEIDGLSPNLKGFEIYPNEYTFITKEMELA
- a CDS encoding class I SAM-dependent methyltransferase, which translates into the protein MKDKITEHWNKISPNYRKMYRDHLDEEILLMQKLFSEKLPAGKKLNVLDIGTGPGIQAFVFAEMGHNVTALDISEEMLARAKEGAKDRNLSIRFVAGDGENLPFEDCMFDIIVNMHLLWTLTDHDKFFSECLRVLVPGGRILAIDGQWFQPGYVPNRNYNPEERNHDELIEYLPLYDSNSPEMVTAIMENNGFFEVSCKSLPEYAEYMKRCDPEGYDYLSVPYLATGIKH
- a CDS encoding ABC transporter ATP-binding protein, producing MSDVLLKVSDVSVTIPTEQGTVHAVDDATFSINKHEVFSLIGESGSGKSILGQAIMRLLPPNAMFSGKVELEGMEISALSEKEMQKVRGKMVSSIAQNPYLAMNPGIRVGTQVAEPMQAHLGMSKEDAKSRTCQALKYFDIIPPEVREREYPFQYSGGMLQRAMVAMGTAADPELIIADEPTKGVDVLKKRNIAAIFQKVASKGCAFLLITHDVGFARAMSDRIAVNYCGQIIEIAEKEPFFKEPLHPYSQALLDAVPERGMHPIPGPSPSMIEVPEGCRFHPRCPHKTDRCLKNPPVVEINGRCVRCWMYA
- a CDS encoding ABC transporter ATP-binding protein; amino-acid sequence: MLKADNLHYVYTSGLIKTVKKTAVCGVELEIFPGETVAVVGESGCGKSTLAKMLVQQLEPVSGEVFFNGTKLTGMSWKNLRKFMGKIQLIPQNPDDVVDPRWTVEKSVAEPFIICGGFSREEISTNVDALFAEVGLSAEHKTRYPHELSGGELQRVVIARALALKPELLVCDEATSMLDVSVQAFIVTMLKEIQMKRGLSLVFITHDLEAAKAVSDRVLVMYAGEIVEEGADVFDRPLHPYTRALLDAARYMSLEVVVPEEIGELPYGFSGCSYYRLCRERMDACKKPQKLQDVSGRLVRCWKSKCGSPKN